In Candidatus Omnitrophota bacterium, one genomic interval encodes:
- a CDS encoding Rne/Rng family ribonuclease produces the protein MSKEILIAVDHGEKRVAVLENGRLEEFYAERSEGQRLVGNVYKGVVDSVVPGIQAAFISLGLEKNGFLYVSDVVGALNEYEDDVLWDYQGRKQNDRRKSEQRIENLLKKGQEVLIQVVKTAIGTKGARLTTHLTLPGRFLVMMPFDDHKGVSKRIPDDRERQRLRGILESIRTPEGIGLIVRTAAAGCSEKDMVRDAKYLLGLWKNIKKQATRAPAPSLIHNELDVVKRTMRDSLTDAVDRVLVDNKEEHREILSFMRPLMPDLRNRVHFYGDSVQLLEKAGVEEQIQHLYDREVKLPSGGTVVIEQTESLVAIDVNSAKFTGRKNLEDTAFVTNKEAARELPRQIRLRDLGGIIIIDFIDMEEAAHRREVLSELQRAMADDRARTNILSISELGLVEMTRQRMRKSVEGVALKECPYCAGRGVVKSASTVAIQTLRKLRSHLQKTRARQLTVAVHPEVAASLMENGRRYVNQVERTFRARIDLRADIALHIEDVNILN, from the coding sequence ATGTCTAAAGAAATATTGATTGCCGTTGACCACGGCGAGAAACGGGTGGCTGTGCTTGAAAACGGCCGCCTGGAAGAATTCTACGCCGAGCGGTCCGAAGGCCAGCGTCTGGTAGGCAATGTCTATAAGGGCGTTGTGGACTCCGTTGTTCCGGGCATTCAAGCCGCATTTATCAGCTTGGGCCTGGAAAAGAACGGGTTTTTGTATGTTTCCGATGTGGTCGGTGCACTGAACGAATACGAGGACGATGTGCTCTGGGATTACCAGGGCCGCAAGCAAAACGACCGGCGAAAGTCGGAGCAACGCATTGAGAATCTGCTGAAGAAGGGGCAGGAGGTTTTGATCCAGGTGGTCAAAACCGCGATCGGCACCAAGGGCGCCCGCCTCACCACCCACCTCACCTTACCGGGACGGTTTCTGGTTATGATGCCCTTTGATGATCATAAGGGCGTTTCCAAGCGTATTCCCGACGACCGGGAACGGCAGCGTCTGCGGGGGATTTTGGAGAGCATCCGGACTCCGGAGGGCATCGGGCTGATTGTCCGTACAGCCGCGGCGGGGTGCTCCGAAAAAGACATGGTTCGCGATGCCAAGTACCTCTTGGGTCTGTGGAAGAATATCAAGAAGCAGGCCACGCGCGCACCGGCTCCGTCGCTGATTCACAACGAGCTCGACGTGGTCAAGCGCACCATGCGGGACAGCCTGACCGATGCCGTGGACCGGGTCTTGGTGGACAACAAAGAAGAGCACCGCGAGATTCTCAGTTTCATGAGGCCGTTAATGCCGGATCTACGCAATAGGGTTCATTTTTACGGGGATAGCGTGCAGCTTTTGGAAAAGGCGGGGGTGGAGGAGCAGATTCAGCACCTTTACGACCGCGAGGTCAAACTCCCCAGCGGAGGAACGGTCGTGATTGAGCAGACCGAAAGCTTGGTGGCTATCGACGTCAACAGTGCCAAGTTCACGGGTCGCAAGAACCTGGAAGATACGGCCTTTGTCACAAATAAAGAGGCGGCCCGGGAACTGCCCCGGCAAATCCGCTTGCGGGATTTGGGCGGGATCATTATCATCGATTTTATCGATATGGAGGAGGCCGCCCACCGGCGCGAGGTGCTTTCGGAGCTCCAGAGGGCAATGGCCGATGACCGGGCGCGCACCAATATTCTCAGTATTTCGGAGCTGGGCCTGGTGGAAATGACCCGCCAACGAATGCGCAAGAGTGTGGAGGGCGTGGCTCTCAAGGAATGCCCTTATTGCGCAGGACGGGGCGTGGTGAAGTCCGCTTCGACCGTAGCCATTCAGACCCTGAGAAAGTTGCGCTCTCATCTCCAAAAAACCCGTGCGCGCCAGCTTACCGTGGCAGTGCATCCGGAGGTGGCGGCCAGTTTGATGGAGAACGGACGCCGTTATGTCAATCAGGTGGAGCGTACTTTCCGGGCGCGTATTGATTTACGCGCGGACATTGCCCTTCATATCGAAGACGTCAATATTTTGAATTAG
- a CDS encoding MoaD/ThiS family protein: protein MPVTVRIPTPLQKLTANKAEVKAEAGTINALISILDSDYPGLKDRICDEAGKVRRFVNIYVNEEDIRFLEMEGTALKDGDEVSIIPAIAGGAR, encoded by the coding sequence ATGCCAGTCACCGTAAGAATTCCGACCCCGCTGCAGAAACTGACCGCCAACAAGGCGGAGGTCAAAGCCGAGGCAGGGACGATTAATGCGTTAATCTCGATCTTGGACTCAGATTATCCGGGCCTCAAGGATCGCATTTGTGATGAAGCAGGCAAGGTCCGTCGCTTCGTCAATATCTATGTCAATGAGGAAGATATTCGTTTTCTCGAAATGGAAGGCACGGCTCTTAAGGACGGGGACGAGGTCTCGATTATCCCTGCGATTGCAGGTGGCGCGCGTTAA